One Anas platyrhynchos isolate ZD024472 breed Pekin duck chromosome 2, IASCAAS_PekinDuck_T2T, whole genome shotgun sequence DNA segment encodes these proteins:
- the LOC119715863 gene encoding zinc finger protein 169-like gives MQRAAVAFEDVAIYFSPEEWVELAAWQRELYQEVMMDNYDLVACLGSVDTSSKLVPKMEPEEEPCGGASPGEGDRETPDTAGIAPRGRMAGEDPPGDGDQGHWVPPVPPSGGAKELGCPPLCPGWCEAGTWGSPRRMGTWERGERPLEPVAPGGLLICGTCGENFEDAASLGAHQGEHLVPAPSHECTACGKVFQHHRNLLTHKKHRGRHRHACAECGCTFCLRGDLLRHRAIHAGEGSYPCTLCSRRFRHKRDLQEHRREHAAAAPRQCPQCQKRFEDEASLSQHRASHVEERPFVCGRCGRSFSWKESLMIHQRSHAPERSHKCPVCGRSFSRSGNLLVHQRVHTGERPYACAQCDKAFCNKANLITHKKLHRRYKTFACAQCRLGFSSKSKLLLHLRAHGDGGAFGTGGDPVCGQP, from the exons ATGCAGCGG GCTGCGGTGGCGTTTGAGGACGTGGCCATCTACTTCTCCCCTGAGGAGTGGGTAGAGCTGGCGGCGTGGCAGCGGGAGCTGTACCAGGAGGTGATGATGGACAACTACGACCTGGTCGCCTGCCTGG GCTCTGTTGACACCTCATCCAAGCTCGTCCCCAAAATGGAGCCTGAGGAGGAGCCGTGTGGGGGGGCTTCCCCTGGTGAGGGGGACAGAGAAACTCCCGACACCGCTGGCATTG ctccccggggcAGGATGGCTGGCGAGGACCCGCCTGGGGACGGTGACCAAGGACACTGGGTTCCACCCGTGCCGCCGTCTGGGGGTGCCAAGGAGCTGGGGTGCCCCCCGCTGTGCCCTGGCTGGTGCGAGGCAGGGACCTGGGGCTCCCCCAGGAGGATGGGGACGTGGGAGCGGGGCGAGCGGCCACTGGAGCCGGTGGCGCCCGGGGGGCTCCTCATCTGCGGCACCTGCGGGGAGAACTTCGAGGACGCGGCCAGCCTGGGGGCGCACCAGGGCGAGCACCTCGTCCCGGCGCCCAGCCACGAGTGCACGGCCTGCGGGAAGGTTTTCCAGCACCACCGCAACCTCCTGACACACAAGAAGCACCGGGGCCGGCACCGGCACGCCTGCGCCGAGTGCGGCTGCACCTTCTGCCTGCGAGGGGACCTCCTGCGGCACCGGGCCATCCACGCAGGCGAGGGCAGCTACCCCTGCACGCTCTGCAGCCGGCGCTTTCGCCACAAACGGGACCTGCAGGAGCACCGCCGGGAGCACGcggccgccgcgccgcgccagtgcccccagtgccaGAAGCGCTTCGAGGACGAGGCCAGCCTGAGCCAGCACCGGGCCAGCCACGTCGAGGAGAGACCCTTCGTCTGCGGGCGCTGTGGCCGCAGCTTCAGCTGGAAGGAGAGCCTGATGATCCACCAGCGCAGCCACGCGCCCGAGCGCTCCCACAAGTGCCCCGTCTGCGGCCGCAGCTTCAGCCGCAGCGGGAACCTGCTGGTGCACCAGCGCGTGCACACGGGCGAGCGGCCCTACGCCTGCGCCCAGTGCGACAAGGCTTTCTGCAACAAGGCCAACCTCATCACGCACAAGAAGCTCCACCGGCGCTACAAGACTTTTGCTTGTGCTCAGTGCAGGCTGGGCTTCAGCTCCAAGAGCaagctgctcctgcacctgCGGGCGCACGGGGACGGCGGCGCCTTTGGCACGGGGGGTGACCCGGTGTGCGGGCAGCCATAG
- the LOC140001672 gene encoding protein HEG-like isoform X2, with product MRGGSRLFLSLLLLLLLPVLPLLCWGAADPGCGSGPPCPPWSSCVEHPGGATCRCEPGFTPSTDRGCVPARTFPGLLTPRDPKAVAVSPVLEVDLPRLFQRILGSLDLYVASSLLEPHFSVLSSVTSRHVEEAVASFQARCKPPDPGCRLLRDVLAYRSMSLCELQPCDPISTVCLPQEGVALCACRPGFRSAHPMDRTCTACRPGSRLRDGVCERCPFGFSGFECEEPLLLALVLVSCCGGALLLLLLLLLLLGGRSRRPPPPPPSPLPDLGALQFPARGLSLPRVQPCGTPEVEHPEPPPPARMETFLAHRGGPAGRGEDRDYF from the exons ATGCGGGGGGGAAGCcgcctcttcctctccctcctcctcctcctcctcctccctgtccTCCCCCTCCTCTGCTGGGGGGCAG CTGATCCCGGCTGCGGGTCCggccccccctgtcccccttGGAGCAGCTGCGTGGAGCACCCGGGGGGGGCCACGTGCCGCTGCGAGCCCGGCTTCACCCCCAGCACCGACCGTGGCTGCGTGCCAG CCAGGACGTTCCCGGGGCTCCTGACGCCGCGGGACCCCAAAGCCGTGGCCGTGAGCCCCGTGCTGGAGGTGGATCTGCCCCGGCTG ttCCAGCGCATCCTGGGGTCCCTGGACCTCTACGTGGCCTCGTCCCTCCTGGAGCCGCA CTTCTCGGTGCTGTCCTCGGTGACATCCCGGCACGTGGAGGAGGCCGTGGCGAGCTTCCAAGCGCGCTGCAAGCCCCCAGACCCCGGCTGCCGGCTGCTGCGGGACGTGCTCGCCTACCGCA gcATGAGCCTGTGCGAGCTGCAGCCCTGCGACCCCATATCCACCGTGTGCCTGCCCCAGGAGGGGGTCGCCCTCTGCGCCTGCCGCCCGGGTTTCCGCAGCGCCCACCCCATGGATCGCACCTGCACcg CCTGCCGCCCCGGGTCGCGGCTGAGAGATGGCGTTTGCGAGAG GTGCCCCTTCGGCTTCAGCGGCTTCGAGTGCGAGGAGC ccctccTGCTGGCGCTGGTGCTGGTGTCGTGCTGCGggggggccctgctgctgctgctgctgctgctgctgctgctcggcgg gagatcccggcgcccccccccgccacctccctccccgctgcccgaCCTGGGGGCCCTGCAGTTCCCGGCGCGGGGGCTCAGCCTGCCCCGGGTGCAGCCCTGCGGGACCCCCGAGGTCGAgcaccccgagccccccccg CCTGCCCGCATGGAGACCTTCctggcgcaccgggggggccCGGCAGGACGGGGCGAGGACCGCGACTATTTCTGA
- the LOC140001672 gene encoding uncharacterized protein isoform X3: MRGGSRLFLSLLLLLLLPVLPLLCWGAADPGCGSGPPCPPWSSCVEHPGGATCRCEPGFTPSTDRGCVPARTFPGLLTPRDPKAVAVSPVLEVDLPRLPSPPPRSSSASWGPWTSTWPRPSWSRSMSLCELQPCDPISTVCLPQEGVALCACRPGFRSAHPMDRTCTACRPGSRLRDGVCERCPFGFSGFECEEPLLLALVLVSCCGGALLLLLLLLLLLGGRSRRPPPPPPSPLPDLGALQFPARGLSLPRVQPCGTPEVEHPEPPPPARMETFLAHRGGPAGRGEDRDYF, from the exons ATGCGGGGGGGAAGCcgcctcttcctctccctcctcctcctcctcctcctccctgtccTCCCCCTCCTCTGCTGGGGGGCAG CTGATCCCGGCTGCGGGTCCggccccccctgtcccccttGGAGCAGCTGCGTGGAGCACCCGGGGGGGGCCACGTGCCGCTGCGAGCCCGGCTTCACCCCCAGCACCGACCGTGGCTGCGTGCCAG CCAGGACGTTCCCGGGGCTCCTGACGCCGCGGGACCCCAAAGCCGTGGCCGTGAGCCCCGTGCTGGAGGTGGATCTGCCCCGGCTG ccgagcccccccccccgcagttCCAGCGCATCCTGGGGTCCCTGGACCTCTACGTGGCCTCGTCCCTCCTGGAGCCGCA gcATGAGCCTGTGCGAGCTGCAGCCCTGCGACCCCATATCCACCGTGTGCCTGCCCCAGGAGGGGGTCGCCCTCTGCGCCTGCCGCCCGGGTTTCCGCAGCGCCCACCCCATGGATCGCACCTGCACcg CCTGCCGCCCCGGGTCGCGGCTGAGAGATGGCGTTTGCGAGAG GTGCCCCTTCGGCTTCAGCGGCTTCGAGTGCGAGGAGC ccctccTGCTGGCGCTGGTGCTGGTGTCGTGCTGCGggggggccctgctgctgctgctgctgctgctgctgctgctcggcgg gagatcccggcgcccccccccgccacctccctccccgctgcccgaCCTGGGGGCCCTGCAGTTCCCGGCGCGGGGGCTCAGCCTGCCCCGGGTGCAGCCCTGCGGGACCCCCGAGGTCGAgcaccccgagccccccccg CCTGCCCGCATGGAGACCTTCctggcgcaccgggggggccCGGCAGGACGGGGCGAGGACCGCGACTATTTCTGA
- the LOC140001671 gene encoding uncharacterized protein isoform X1, which translates to MELEEKPFMGDPQGEGRRGVPGPHGAGKGWAGVKHEVVVKTEPEDESAIGYPRHPGARATTPGIPSVPSVPSVPSTSIKTELVIKTEPEDDSYGDCCPREEEEPPDPAACDAKPEVIVKVEPEEEAYIGCPQGPGDPGAAGGEGKGEKRPKEEPEDVKPELALLEKGPEAAPRGSQWMVQPARGGTAEPRGLCVATGTAPVPPASTAGHKVTSAPGTEPARRPRSHGTERPFACSECGKSFQHRGNLITHLRVHTGEKPFACTVCGKSFSQKGDLMRHQRIHTGEKPFECTVCGKSFCSKQTFILHQRIHTGEKPFSCSECGKSFNRKANFITHQKIHRGERPFICAECGKGFCAKKTFILHQKIHVGERPFGCSECGKSFSRNGDLTRHQRIHTGERPFACADCGKCFSHNGELIKHQRIHTGEKPFGCTVCGKSFNRKGTLITHQRIHTGERPFVCPECGKTFNLKTTLMKHKRIHTGERPFTCLECGKSFKYKGNLRTHHLTHTVERVYPCTECGKVFSHKKELTVHQGTHSEERLLSRYGDGEAAFSPFLPVHPLLMSCTQLPVPLEALAKYK; encoded by the exons atggagctggaggagaagccGTTCATGGGGGACCCCCAGGGTGAGGGGCGCAGGGGAGTCCCTGGACCCCACGGCGCAG GAAAGGGCTGGGCTGGTGTGAAGCACGAGGTTGTGGTGAAAACGGAGCCGGAGGACGAGTCGGCCATCGGGTACCCCCGGCACCCAGGGGCGAGGGCCACCACCCCTGGCATCCCCAGCGTCCCCAgcgtccccagtgtccccagcacCA GCATCAAAACCGAGCTCGTCATCAAAACCGAGCCTGAGGACGACTCCTACGGTGACTGCTGCCcacgggaggaggaggagccccCCGACCCCGCTGCCT GCGATGCCAAACCCGAAGTGATTGTGAAGGTGGAGCCGGAGGAGGAGGCGTACATCGGGTGTCCCCAGGGCCCGGGTGACCCGGGAGCTGCAG GTGGCGAAGGCAAAGGTGAGAAGCGTCCCAAGGAGGAGCCGGAGGACGTGAAAccagagctggctctgctggagAAGGGCCCAGAGGCTGCTCCCCGTGGCAGCCAGTGGATGGTGCAGCCGGCGCGGGGCGGCACCGCCGAGCCCCGGGGGCTCTGCGTGGCGACGGGCACGGCTCCTGTCCCCCCAGCGAGCACCGCCGGGCACAAAGTCACATCAGCACCCGGCACCGAGCCGGCCCGGCGGCCCCGCAGCCACGGCACCGAGCGGCCCTTTGCCTGCAGTGAGTGTGGGAAGAGCTTCCAGCACCGGGGGAACCTCATCACCCACCTGCGCGTGCACACCGGGGAGAAGCCCTTCGCCTGCACCGTCTGCGGGAAGAGCTTCAGCCAGAAGGGCGACCTGATGCGGCACCAGCGCATCCACACGGGCGAGAAGCCCTTCGAGTGCACCGTCTGCGGGAAGAGCTTCTGCTCCAAGCAGACCTTCATCCTGCACCAGCGCATCCACACGGGGGAGAAGCCCTTCTCCTGCAGCGAGTGCGGCAAGAGCTTCAACCGCAAGGCCAACTTCATCACCCACCAGAAGATCCACCGCGGCGAGCGCCCCTTCATCTGCGCCGAGTGCGGCAAGGGCTTCTGCGCCAAGAAGACCTTCATCCTGCACCAGAAGATCCACGTCGGCGAGCGGCCCTTCGGCTGCAGCGAGTGCGGGAAGAGCTTCAGCCGCAACGGCGACCTGACGCGGCACCAGCGCATCCACACGGGCGAGCGCCCCTTCGCCTGTGCCGACTGCGGCAAGTGCTTCAGCCACAACGGCGAGCTGATCAAGCACCAGCGCATCCACACGGGGGAGAAGCCCTTCGGCTGCACCGTGTGCGGCAAGAGCTTCAACCGCAAGGGCACGCTCATCACCCACCAGCGCATCCACACCGGCGAGCGCCCCTTCGTCTGCCCCGAGTGCGGCAAGACCTTCAACCTCAAGACCACGCTGATGAAGCACAAGCGCATCCACACGGGCGAGCGGCCCTTCACCTGCCTGGAGTGCGGGAAGAGCTTCAAGTACAAGGGCAACCTGCGGACGCACCACCTCACCCACACGGTGGAGCGGGTCTACCCCTGCACCGAGTGCGGCAAGGTCTTCAGCCACAAGAAGGAGCTGACCGTGCACCAGGGCACGCACTCGGAGGAGCGGCTCCTGTCCCGCTACGGGGACGGGGAGGCCGCCTTCAGCCCCTTCCTCCCCGTGCACCCGCTGCTCATGTCCTGCACCCAGCTGCCGGTGCCGCTGGAGGCCCTGGCCAAGTACAAGTAG
- the LOC140001671 gene encoding uncharacterized protein isoform X2, giving the protein MELEEKPFMGDPQGEGRRGVPGPHGAGKGWAGVKHEVVVKTEPEDESAIGYPRHPGARATTPGIPSVPSVPSVPSTSIKTELVIKTEPEDDSYGDCCPREEEEPPDPAACDAKPEVIVKVEPEEEAYIGCPQGPGDPGAAGGEGKGEKRPKEEPEDVKPELALLEKGPEAAPRGSQWMVQPARGGTAEPRGLCVATGTAPVPPASTAGHKVTSAPGTEPARRPRSHGTERPFACSECGKSFQHRGNLITHLRVHTGEKPFACTVCGKSFSQKGDLMRHQRIHTGEKPFECTVCGKSFCSKQTFILHQRIHTGEKPFSCSECGKSFNRKANFITHQKIHRGERPFICAECGKGFCAKKTFILHQKIHVGERPFGCSECGKSFSRNGDLTRHQRIHTGERPFACADCGKCFSHNGELIKHQRIHTGEKPFGCTVCGKSFNRKGTLITHQRIHTGERPFVCPECGKTFNLKTTLMKHKRIHTGERPFTCLECGKSFKYKGNLRTHHLTHTVERVYPCTECGKVFSHKKELTVHQGTHSEERPPTCPECDKSFKSNTALTIHERSHTGERPFKCPRCGKGFPSKGDLKRHQKTHEGQRPHACGECGKSFGKSRDLRKHRQTHTAARPFSCPQCGSSFRLKQILVSHQKVHGSEKPFGCADCGKSFVQKHHLQSHRRVHTGEKPFPCAQCGQRFSQKHHLVSHQRIHTGERPFACARCAKHFKDKKTLTVHERVHTGEKPYKCGECGKSCSQKQHLKSHQRTHRGPRVPQDAGPVPPAAWPEPKPFQCAGCEKRFRDEGIMLAHQRTHAEQGPQPGWAQGCGAPQKLPPAAPQAARGPRACGGCGKAFTQGRCLQLHHM; this is encoded by the exons atggagctggaggagaagccGTTCATGGGGGACCCCCAGGGTGAGGGGCGCAGGGGAGTCCCTGGACCCCACGGCGCAG GAAAGGGCTGGGCTGGTGTGAAGCACGAGGTTGTGGTGAAAACGGAGCCGGAGGACGAGTCGGCCATCGGGTACCCCCGGCACCCAGGGGCGAGGGCCACCACCCCTGGCATCCCCAGCGTCCCCAgcgtccccagtgtccccagcacCA GCATCAAAACCGAGCTCGTCATCAAAACCGAGCCTGAGGACGACTCCTACGGTGACTGCTGCCcacgggaggaggaggagccccCCGACCCCGCTGCCT GCGATGCCAAACCCGAAGTGATTGTGAAGGTGGAGCCGGAGGAGGAGGCGTACATCGGGTGTCCCCAGGGCCCGGGTGACCCGGGAGCTGCAG GTGGCGAAGGCAAAGGTGAGAAGCGTCCCAAGGAGGAGCCGGAGGACGTGAAAccagagctggctctgctggagAAGGGCCCAGAGGCTGCTCCCCGTGGCAGCCAGTGGATGGTGCAGCCGGCGCGGGGCGGCACCGCCGAGCCCCGGGGGCTCTGCGTGGCGACGGGCACGGCTCCTGTCCCCCCAGCGAGCACCGCCGGGCACAAAGTCACATCAGCACCCGGCACCGAGCCGGCCCGGCGGCCCCGCAGCCACGGCACCGAGCGGCCCTTTGCCTGCAGTGAGTGTGGGAAGAGCTTCCAGCACCGGGGGAACCTCATCACCCACCTGCGCGTGCACACCGGGGAGAAGCCCTTCGCCTGCACCGTCTGCGGGAAGAGCTTCAGCCAGAAGGGCGACCTGATGCGGCACCAGCGCATCCACACGGGCGAGAAGCCCTTCGAGTGCACCGTCTGCGGGAAGAGCTTCTGCTCCAAGCAGACCTTCATCCTGCACCAGCGCATCCACACGGGGGAGAAGCCCTTCTCCTGCAGCGAGTGCGGCAAGAGCTTCAACCGCAAGGCCAACTTCATCACCCACCAGAAGATCCACCGCGGCGAGCGCCCCTTCATCTGCGCCGAGTGCGGCAAGGGCTTCTGCGCCAAGAAGACCTTCATCCTGCACCAGAAGATCCACGTCGGCGAGCGGCCCTTCGGCTGCAGCGAGTGCGGGAAGAGCTTCAGCCGCAACGGCGACCTGACGCGGCACCAGCGCATCCACACGGGCGAGCGCCCCTTCGCCTGTGCCGACTGCGGCAAGTGCTTCAGCCACAACGGCGAGCTGATCAAGCACCAGCGCATCCACACGGGGGAGAAGCCCTTCGGCTGCACCGTGTGCGGCAAGAGCTTCAACCGCAAGGGCACGCTCATCACCCACCAGCGCATCCACACCGGCGAGCGCCCCTTCGTCTGCCCCGAGTGCGGCAAGACCTTCAACCTCAAGACCACGCTGATGAAGCACAAGCGCATCCACACGGGCGAGCGGCCCTTCACCTGCCTGGAGTGCGGGAAGAGCTTCAAGTACAAGGGCAACCTGCGGACGCACCACCTCACCCACACGGTGGAGCGGGTCTACCCCTGCACCGAGTGCGGCAAGGTCTTCAGCCACAAGAAGGAGCTGACCGTGCACCAGGGCACGCACTCGGAGGA GAGGCCGCCCACGTGCCCGGAGTGTGACAAGAGCTTCAAGAGCAACACGGCGCTGACCATCCACGAGAGGAGCCACACGGGCGAGCGGCCCTTCAAGTGCCCGCGCTGCGGGAAGGGCTTTCCCTCCAAGGGGGACCTCAAGCGCCACCAGAAAACCCACGAGGGGC AACGCCCCCACGCCTGCGGTGAATGCGGGAAGAGCTTCGGCAAGAGCCGGGACCTGCGGAAACACCGACAGACGCACACGGCGGCGCGGCCCTTCTCGTGCCCGCAGTGCGGCAGCAGCTTTCGGCTGAAGCAGATCCTGGTGTCGCACCAGAAGGTGCACGGCAGCGAGAAGCCCTTCGGCTGTGCCGACTGCGGGAAGAGCTTCGTCCAGAAGCACCACCTGCAGAGCCACCGCCGCGTGCACACGGGCGAGAAGCCCTTCCCCTGCGCGCAGTGCGGGCAGCGCTTCAGCCAGAAGCACCACCTGGTCAGCCACCAGCGCATCCACACCGGCGAGCGCCCCTTCGCCTGCGCCCGCTGCGCCAAGCACTTCAAGGACAAGAAGACCCTCACCGTCCACGAGAGGGTGCACACCGGCGAGAAGCCCTACAAGTGCGGCGAGTGCGGCAAGAGCTGCAGCCAGAAGCAGCACCTCAAGAGCCACCAGCGCACCCACCGGGGCCCGCGGGTGCCGCAGGACGCGGGGCCGGTCCCCCCGGCTGCGTGGCCGGAGCCCAAACCCTTCCAGTGCGCCGGCTGCGAGAAGCGTTTTCGGGACGAGGGCATCATGTTGGCTCACCAGCGCACCCACGCCGAGCAGGGGCCGCAGCCGGGGTGGGCGCAGGGCTGCGGCGCTCCCCAAAAACTGCCCCCCGCGGCCCCGCAGGCTGCCAGGGGGCCCAGGGCGTGCGGTGGCTGCGGGAAGGCGTTCACCCAGGGCCGGTGCCTGCAGCTCCACCACATGTGA
- the LOC140001672 gene encoding protein HEG-like isoform X1, with protein MRGGSRLFLSLLLLLLLPVLPLLCWGAADPGCGSGPPCPPWSSCVEHPGGATCRCEPGFTPSTDRGCVPARTFPGLLTPRDPKAVAVSPVLEVDLPRLFQRILGSLDLYVASSLLEPQRGAAGVTVLHSFSVLSSVTSRHVEEAVASFQARCKPPDPGCRLLRDVLAYRSMSLCELQPCDPISTVCLPQEGVALCACRPGFRSAHPMDRTCTACRPGSRLRDGVCERCPFGFSGFECEEPLLLALVLVSCCGGALLLLLLLLLLLGGRSRRPPPPPPSPLPDLGALQFPARGLSLPRVQPCGTPEVEHPEPPPPARMETFLAHRGGPAGRGEDRDYF; from the exons ATGCGGGGGGGAAGCcgcctcttcctctccctcctcctcctcctcctcctccctgtccTCCCCCTCCTCTGCTGGGGGGCAG CTGATCCCGGCTGCGGGTCCggccccccctgtcccccttGGAGCAGCTGCGTGGAGCACCCGGGGGGGGCCACGTGCCGCTGCGAGCCCGGCTTCACCCCCAGCACCGACCGTGGCTGCGTGCCAG CCAGGACGTTCCCGGGGCTCCTGACGCCGCGGGACCCCAAAGCCGTGGCCGTGAGCCCCGTGCTGGAGGTGGATCTGCCCCGGCTG ttCCAGCGCATCCTGGGGTCCCTGGACCTCTACGTGGCCTCGTCCCTCCTGGAGCCGCA gcggggggcagcgggggtgACGGTGCTGCACAGCTTCTCGGTGCTGTCCTCGGTGACATCCCGGCACGTGGAGGAGGCCGTGGCGAGCTTCCAAGCGCGCTGCAAGCCCCCAGACCCCGGCTGCCGGCTGCTGCGGGACGTGCTCGCCTACCGCA gcATGAGCCTGTGCGAGCTGCAGCCCTGCGACCCCATATCCACCGTGTGCCTGCCCCAGGAGGGGGTCGCCCTCTGCGCCTGCCGCCCGGGTTTCCGCAGCGCCCACCCCATGGATCGCACCTGCACcg CCTGCCGCCCCGGGTCGCGGCTGAGAGATGGCGTTTGCGAGAG GTGCCCCTTCGGCTTCAGCGGCTTCGAGTGCGAGGAGC ccctccTGCTGGCGCTGGTGCTGGTGTCGTGCTGCGggggggccctgctgctgctgctgctgctgctgctgctgctcggcgg gagatcccggcgcccccccccgccacctccctccccgctgcccgaCCTGGGGGCCCTGCAGTTCCCGGCGCGGGGGCTCAGCCTGCCCCGGGTGCAGCCCTGCGGGACCCCCGAGGTCGAgcaccccgagccccccccg CCTGCCCGCATGGAGACCTTCctggcgcaccgggggggccCGGCAGGACGGGGCGAGGACCGCGACTATTTCTGA